The Acidobacteriota bacterium genome contains the following window.
CCAGTCTGCGCCCATACCCACATGGTCCGGTCCGACGAGTTCGAGTGTATAGAGCAGATGCTCCATGAACTTGTCGAAGGTGGAGCGCGGCGCTGGGTAGGTCTTGTCCAGTTCCTTGCGCGCGTCGCGGTAAGCGGCCACCCTTTCCGGGCTGAGCGCGGCGATGTCGGTGCCGTATTCGGCGTCGAGCGCGGCGAGGGCAGCGAGGCGTTCTTCCGATGCGGGTAGGGACTCCAGATAGGCGCCATAGGCGTTCACCTGGATCACACCGCCGCCATCGGCGATTGCCTTCAGAAGGTCGTCCGGCAAATTGCGCGGATGGTCGTAGACGCCTTTGGGGCCGGAATGAGAGAGGATCAGCGGCGTCGTCGATAGCGCCAGCATGTCGCGCACGGTGGCGTCAGATGCGTGCGAGCCGTCGAGGATGAGGCCGAGGCTGTTGGCTTCGCGGACGAGTTGTTCACCCAGCGGGCTGAGGCCGTCGAACACCTGGGCGACATCCGTTGCGCTATCGGCAAACTGGTTGTTGCGGAAATGAACAGGCGAAATCATCCGCAGGCCGCCCGCATAAAATGCGTCCAGCAGGGAAATGTCCGTCCCAAGAGGATAGGCATTTTCCATGCTCTGGAACATGATCTTCTTGCCCGCCGCATTGATGCGGTCCGCATCGTCGGCGGTGAAGGCGAGCTCGACATCGCCGGCATACTTTGCCGCGACTTCCCGGATGGAGACCTGGCGCAGGAAAGCCGCCGTGCGAGCAGCCTTGTAGGACGCGTCATCAAGCGGTCCCTGCGGTGTGAAGATCACCCAGAAACCGCCATCAAGGCCGCCTTCATTCATGCGCGGCAGGTCGACCTGCGTGCCATCTGCGTCCACGTCGCCCCGATTGCCGAACGTGTATTCCGGCGAATGAAAATAGGCCGGCGTGTCGAGGTGGGTGTCCAGCACCATGAAGCGCTGGTGCATTTCTTCGGCGGGCGTTTGTACCGGCGCCTGCGCCGCAGGCTCGCCGCCGGTTGTTGGCGTTTCCGGCGCGCAGCCGGCAAGCATCAGCGCAGGAAGCGCAAGCAGCAATCGTTTCATCAGTCGCCCCATGTGGCCCGGCCCAGCCGGTTCGGTTGGCGCCATCTTGTCGAGCCGGGCGCCCGCGTCAACGACTGCGGCTCAACCTTTTCCGAAGACGCGCTCAAAGATCGTGTCAGCGTGCTTGAAATGATACTCGAGGTCAAAAAGTGCGTCGATCTCCGAAGGCTTCAGGCGCGCCGTCACGTCCGGATCCGCTTTCAGCAACACGTCGAGGTCGCCCTCCTTCTTCCACGTCCGCATCGCATTGCGCTGGACAAGGCGATAGGCGTCTTCACGGCTGGCCCCGCTTTCGACAAGCGCCAGCAGGATACGCTGCGAATTGTGCAGGCCGCCCATGCTGTTGATCGTGCGCAACATATTTTCCGGATAGACAACGAGATTCTCGATCACGCCGCCGAGCCGGTGCAGGGCGAAATCGAGGTGGATGGTCGCATCCGGCCCGATGCCGCGCTCTACGGACGAGTGCGAAATGTCGCGCTCATGCCACAGCGCAACGTTCTCCAGCGCCGGCGTGACCGCTGACCGGACGAGACGGGCGAGCCCGGTCAGGTTTTCGGTCAGCACCGGATTGCGCTTGTGGGGCATGGCGGAAGAGCCCTTCTGGCCAGCCGAGAAATATTCCTCGGCTTCCAGGACTTCCGTACGCTGAAGGTGTCGGATCTCGGTGGCGAGCCGTTCGACTGAGGACGCGATCACGCCCAGCACCGCGAAATACATGGCGTGCCGGTCGCGCGGGATCACTTGAGTAGATACTGGCTCAATGCGCAAGCCAAGCTTGGCGGCAACGTGCGCCTCGACGCGCGGGTCAATATTGGCAAACGTGCCCACAGCTCCGGAAATGGCGCAGGTCGCCACCTCGTCGCGCGCGACCAGGAGGCGGGCGCGGGCGCGTTGGAATTCCGCATGGAAACCGGCGAGCTTGACACCGAAAGTCGTCGGCTCTGCGTGGATGCCGTGGCTGCGCCCGATTGTGGGCGTATGCTTGAATTCATATGCACGTTTCTTCAGCGCAGCGAGCACGCGGTCGATGCCGCCCAGCATCAGGTCGGCCGCGCGAACGAGCTGCACATTGAGACATGTATCGAGCACGTCCGACGAGGTCATGCCAAGGTGCAGGAAGCGCGCTTCATCGCCCACGTGCTCAGCCACGTTGGTCAGGAACGCGATCACGTCGTGCTTCACTTCGCGCTCGATTTCGTCGATCCGGTCGACCTCGAAATTCGCACGTTCGCGCACCGCAGCTGTCACGCCTGCGGGTACCGTTCCCATGCTTTCCATGGCTTCTGCGGCCAGCGTCTCGATTTCAAGCCAGATGCCGAAACGGCTCTCGGGGGTCCAGATCGCAGCCATTTCCGGGCGCGTGTACCGAGGGATCATGGGCGGTTCTCCTTGCGTTGCCTGCCCATAATGGTTTCAGCGCGCCTGCGCCAGTCCGGCCAGCGGGCCAATGCGGCGCAGGCATTCTGTTTCGGCGGCGCAAGGGTTAGTCTGGCGCCTGATTCGAAAGCATTGCGACCGATGTCCCAACCTGCCCGAAAGCCAACTTTGAATGCGCCGGCAGCCGCGCTGTCCGCAGGCGGACGGCGCTGGAAGCTGCTGGACGCCGATCCGAAGCATGTCCAGTCGCTTCTGCCGGCTGTTGGCGGATCGGACCTGCTGGCGCGTCTCCTGGCTGTGCGCGGCGTGCAGGCGGCGGATGCGCCGGGATACCTTGCGTCCACCTTGCGGGCGTTCTTCCCCGATCCGAGCAGTTTTGCGGATATGGACCGTGCCGCCGGGATCATCCTTGATGCGATACAGGACGGCCGCAAGGTCGTGGTGTTCGCCGACTATGACGTGGATGGCGGCACCTCGTCGGCAATCCTTGCGCGGTATTTCCGGGCTTGGGGACGCGATCTTGGCCTGTATGTGCCAGACCGCCTCGAGGAGGGTTATGGCCCGTCGCCGGAGGCGTTCCGATTGCTCAAGTCGCAGGGCGCAGAACTGGTGATCACGGTCGATTGCGGCGCAGCAGCAGTGCGCGCGCTGGACGAGGCGGCGGCGATCGATTTGCCGATCGTGGTAATCGACCATCACCTGATGTCAGGCGCGGTTCCCCAGACCGCGGCGCTGGTGAACCCCAATCGTCCGGACTGCAATTCGGGGCAAGGCCATCTCGCTGCGGCCGGCGTCGTTTACGTGTTCGTCGCAGCGCTCAACCGGCTCGCCCGGGAACGGGGCATCGCGCCGCCGGGCGGGCTGCCCGACATTCTTCCCTTGCTGGATCTCTGTGCTCTGGGGACGCTGTGCGACATGGCGCCCCTCACCGGGGTCAACCGCGCGTTTGTCCGGCAAGGGCTCGCGATGATGGCGCGCGACCAGAACCCGGGGCTCCGGGCGCTCGCGGATGTGTCCGGCATCGGCCAGATCGAGACCGTCTATCACGCGACGTTCCTTCTGGGGCCGCGCCTGAATGCCGGCGGACGCGTCGGCGATCCGTGGTTGGCCGCGAAACTGCTGGCCACCGACGACCGTGCCGAGGCCATCGAACTGGCTGAGCGGCTGCATGGCCTGAATGATGAACGCAAGGCGCTCGAGACGGCCATTCTCGATGCAGCAACGGCGCAGGCCGAACGCGCGCTGGCCGCCCAGCCGGAACGGGGCGTGCTGATAGCCGCCGGCGAAGGCTGGCACCCGGGCGTCATCGGCATCGTCGCGGGCCGCCTCAAGGACCGTTTCCACCTGCCCAGCATCGTGATCGGCTGGGGCGAAGGGCTCGGGCCCGTCGCGAAGGGCTCCGGCCGATCGGTGCGCGGGGTCAATCTCGGCGCCGCCATCGCCGAGGCAGCGCGCCAGGGTGTCATCCTGTCCGGCGGGGGACACGCGATGGCGGGCGGCCTCAGCCTCGAACCAGACCAATTGCCGGCCTTCGACGCCTGGATGCTCGATCACATGTCAGCATTCGCAGCCGAACGCGATGCGGCGCTCGACATGGACGTCGACGCTGTGCTCGCCCCCGGCGCCGCCACTCCGCAACTCATCCGCGAGATCGCCTCGATCGGGCCATTCGGTGTTGGGTCGCCGGAGCCAGTCTTCATGCTTCGCGATGTCAGCGTGACGGGCGTACGCCGCGTGGGTACCCAGCATCTGAAATTTACGGCCGAGGATGCGTCCGGGCGGCTTGAATCAATTGCCTGGCGCGCAGAAGGCACGCCGATCGGCGATGCCTTGCGGCGGGGCGGACGAGTGGACCTGGCAGGCCGCCTGAAGGCCGATACCTGGAATGGACGCGAACGCGTTCAGCTCGAAACCCTTGATGTCAGGCCAGTTTGAACAAACTGTCTGAAACGCTGAAGGGGTGGGTTGCCCTGTCCTGAATCAGAAGCTATATCGCGCGCTTCCACCCGTGCGGTCCCTTCGTCTATCGGTTAGGACGTCAGGTTTTCAACCTGAAAAGAGGGGTTCGACTCCCCTAGGGACTGCCAGGTGGCCTGCCTTCATTTCGCCGCAAGTGCAAACGAATGAGGTCCCGAATCAGTTGGGGCTTGTGAACATCGCGTGACAAGCGCGAGTTCGCAGACTAGTTTTGCCTCTGGGGAATGTGGGTTGATGACGAACAGTGTGGCAAGAAGCGAATCCGAGCCGCCGGCAGCCGAACCAGTTGTCCGCGTAATCGGGCATGTCAAATGGTTCGACAGCGCCAAGGGCTACGGCTTCATCGTTGCTGAATCGACGTCAGATGCGGCGCTGACGGGCGACGTCATGCTCCATATCTCCTGCCTGCGCGACTATGGCGAGACGGTTGCCGATGAGGGCGCCAAGATCGTCTGTGACGCCGTCAAGCGGCCGCGCGGCTGGCAGACCGCCCACATCATCGAAATGGAGCGGCCCCGCGCCGCTGTCGCCAAGGAACGGGGTGAACATCCCGATTTCGAGCCGGTTACCCTCAAATGGTTCAACCGGGCACGTGGCTACGGCTTTGTCCGCAGGGCGAATGAGGAAGTCGACATTTTCGTCCATGCGGTCGCGCTACGCCGCGCGGGCTACGACGACATCGAGCCCGGCACGCCGATCGAGGTTGTGATCGAGACCGGCGCCAAGGGCGACCATGTCCTGACGGTCCGTCCGAAGCGCTGAACAGCCACGGACGCTTGCCGCTTTCGTTCCGGCCCTTTATTCCAGACGCCATGATCCGTTTCGTCACGTCCCTTGTCGCCGCGCTTGCCTTCCTAGGCCAGCTCGCCTTCGCCCAGCTTGCGGTCACGCCGCTGACCATCAAGTCGGACGATGCGTCCCACGTCTTCCAGGTGGAGATTGCCGACACGCCGGACTCGATCCGTCAGGGCATGATGTTCCGCGAAACGATGGGCGCTGACACCGGCATGCTGTTCGACTTCGGCGAAGTCCGGCCCGCCAGCATGTGGATGAAGAACACGCTGGTCTCGCTCGACATGCTGTTCATGGATTCCAACGGCAAGGTCATCGCCATCGCCCGCAACGCCGTTCCCGGCTCCCTGCGCTCGCTCGGCCCCGGGGTTCCGGTGCGCGCGGTGCTGGAAATTCCGGGCGGCCGCGCCAAGGAGCTCGGCATTGTGCCCGGCGACACGGTGGAACACCCGATCTTCGGGAATGCGCGTGGCTGATGCCGGCGCGTCCGCGCGCGAACCCCGTCCGGGCTTTGCCACGACACCCTCACGCGGCAAGTTCACGATCCACAATGGACCGAGTTACCGGGCCACGGCCGAAGGCGACATCCGCACGGGCCTCTGGGTGCTGGACCGGCACTGCAACGGCATGGGCTTCCTGCACGGCGGAATGGTTTCGGCCTTCGCTGACAGTGCGCTCGCCTGGGCCGTCTGGTCGGCCACCAACAAGATGTCGGTCACGATCAAGCTGACCATCGAGTTCATGGAAATTGCCCGTGAAGGCGAATGGATCGAAGCCCACCCGGTCGTCACCGCGATCGAGGGCGATTTCGTCCACGTCACGGCGCGCATCGTCAAGGAAGATGGCGGCCTTGCCGCCCGCGCTGACGCGGTATTCCGGACGGTTCGCCGCAAGGCGGCCTGAGGCAGAACACCGCGCGTCATCGGGCTATGTGACGTGGGTCCGAAAATCTGACACTGTTGCCACAGACCCAACAAGTCCGGGGAATCGGCAATGGAATTGGATGCCCTTCTGCTGTCACGACTGCAGTTCGCCTTTGTAATTGCGTTCCACATCCTGTTCCCGGCGTTCACCATCGGTCTCGCTGCCTTTCTGGCTGTTTGCGAAGGCCTGTGGCTGCGCACGAAGCGCGACGTTTTCCGGCGGCTTTACCTGCACTGGATCAAGATCTTCGCGCTCGCCTTTGCGATGGGCGTCGTGTCGGGCGTCGTGATGAGCTACCAGTTTGGCACGAACTGGAGCGTCTTTTCGGAGATCACCGGTAGCGTCATGGGGCCGCTGCTCGGCTATGAAGTGCTGACCGCCTTCTTCCTTGAGGCGACCTTCCTGGGCGTGATGTTGTTCGGATGGAACAAGGTTGGCCGGAAGCTGCACTTCGTCGCCACCTGCGCGGTCGCGGTCGGCACCACCATCTCGGCCTTCTGGATTCTTTCCGCCAACAGCTGGATGCAGACGCCCACCGGCTTTACGGTCGATCCGCTCACCGGCAACTTTTATGCGGTTGACTGGATGAAGGTGATCTTCAATCCCAGCTTTCCCAGCCGACTCCTGCATATGCTGCTGGCCGCCTATACCACCACCGCTGCGGTGATCATGGCGGCCGGCGCCTGGCAGGTCATCAAGGGGCGCATCACCGAGCCGACGCGCTGGCAGATGCGCATGGCTGCTGGCACGCTGGCGCTCGTCATGCCGGTGCAGATCTTTGCCGGCCACTGGTCGGGCGAGGTCGCCCACGCGCACCAGCCGGCGAAAATCGCCGCCATAGAAGGGTGGTGCACCTCGGCGCCGGTGCAGGGCACTGTTCTCGTCGCGTGGCCGGACGAGTCCGAGTGCGGCCACGCGGGCATCACGGTGCCTGGCACCAGCCCCTTCCTCTTCCCCAATCTCGAAGAGGGCGAGATCCTGCATGGGATCGACGCATTTTCGCCGGAAGACAGCCCGCCGATGTGGCCAGTGTTCTGGTCGTTCCGCATCATGGTCGGCTGTGGCCTCGGCATGCTCGCGATCGGGCTTTGGGGCTGCTTCCTGTGGTGGCGCGGCCAGCTCGACCAGCGCGGCCTGTTCCATCTCGCGGCGGTGCCTGCCGGCACTTTCGGTTTCCTCGCGGTCATCACCGGCTGGATCGTCGCCGAGGTGGGCCGCCAACCCTACACCGTGTACGGTCATCTGCGCACCGCAGACAGTCTCTCGCCTGTGAGTGCGGGGCAAGTGGCTACCTCGCTGCTGGTCTTCATGGTCGTCTATGCGATCATCTTCACCGCAGGGGTGGTCTACATGGCACGCATCGCGACGCGCGGCTTTGACGACGCGCCGCCCGGCACGCCCGGCGAACCGCGCCGGGCTCCGGGGTCGCCGCTGGCAGCGGTCGATGAACCGGCCGAAGCCCCCGACGATATCGTGGCCACGGAATAGGAGCGGGGCATGTCACTCGATCTACCCCTCATCTGGGCTTTCATTCTCGCGGTCGGCGTCATGATGTACGTCTTGCTCGACGGCTTCGACCTCGGCGTCGGCATGCTGACGACGCGCGCGCGCTCGGACGAGGAGCGCAATATGATGACCGCCACCATCGAGCCCGTCTGGGACGGAAACGAGACCTGGCTGATCATTGGCGGCGGCGGACTTTTTGCTGCGTTCCCCACCGCCTACGCCGTTATCATGCCTGCCTTTTACCTGCCGGTCCTGATCATGCTGGCCGCGCTCATCTTCCGCGGCGTGGCGTTCGAGTTCCGGCACAAGGCCGTCCGTGATCTGACGAAAAGGTTCTGGAACGGAGCTTTTGCGGGCGGCTCGTTCACGGCGGCCTTGGCGCAGGGCATCATGCTGGGCGGCATGGTTCAGGGTATCGCGGTGGAAGACGGCGCCTTTGCCGGCGGCACATGGGACTGGCTGACGCCGTTCACCCTGCTCACGGGCGTTTCCGTGGTTGCCGGCTACATCCTGCTCGGCGCCTGCTGGCTGGTGCTGAAGACGGAAGGCGAACTCTTCCAGCGCGCGCGTCGCTGGGGGCTCGGGGCGCTGGCGGCCGTTTCGCTCTGTTTCTTTGCGGTCAGTCTCGCAACATTGGCGGTCGATGCCTCGATTGGCGACCGATGGGGTTTCTCGATGCAGCATATCGATTTTGCGACTCTGCTGCCGCTGTCTCCCGTGCCGCTCGCCGGCATGGCGCTGTGCGTCTGGCTCGCGCGCGATCTCTGGATGAAGCCGGGCCCCGGCGGCGCGCCCGACTGGCGGCCCTTCCTGCTCGCAGCGGGCATTTTCCTCACCGGCTATTTCGGCATCGGCATCAGCCTCTTCCCGCACATCGTGCCGTTCGAGATCACGATCTGGGATGCGGCTGCGCGCGACAACGCCCTTGGCTTCATGCTGGTCGGAGCAGGCGTGATGCTGCCCGTGATCCTCGCCTACACAATTTACGTGTACCGGCTTTTCTGGGGCAAGGTGAAACCGGGTGACGGCTACCACCATGATTGAACCGGTCGGCCCCGGCGACGACGATCACCAGCCGCTACACCAGCGGCTCGCTTGGTTCTTCGGCATCGCCTTCGCGTCTATGCTGGCCGTTGCGGCCGTTGCCTACGCGCTCCGGGCCGTGCTTTTCATCAAGTAAGGCCGAGCTCTGAAAGCGCAAAGGTCTTGATGGACTTGTAGTCCGCCTTGCCATTCGATGCGCGCCCGAGATCGTCCTTGAACAGGATGCGTTTGGGCGATTTGTACCGCGCCAGCTTGCCCTGCACGAAGGCGCGCAGCTCGTCCTCCGACACAGCCTGCTCCAGCGACACGACGGCCGTCACGGCCTGGCCCCATTTCTCGTCCGGCACGCCCACCACCAGCGCGTCGCGCACGGCGGCGTGCGCCTTCAGCGCTTCCTCCACTTCTTCGGGATAGACCTTCTCACCGGCAGTGTTGATGCAGTTCGAGCCGCGGCCGAGCAGCGTGATCGTGCCGTCCGCTTCCACCGTGCACCAGTCGCCGGGGATCGCATACCGCATGCCGCCGATCGTCTTGTAGGTTTTCGCGGTCTTCTCAGGATCCTTGTAGTAGCCAAGCGGCACCGCGCCGCCGCGCGCGATGAAGCCGGCAACGCCGCTACCGGGCACCACTTCCTGATCGTCCTCGGTGAACACCTTGCAGCTGCCACCGATCTCGAACTTCGAAGTCTGCGTGCCGCCCGCCGCCGTCGTGATCGACGATCCAAAGCCGACGGCTTCCGAAGCGCCGAAACTGTCCGTGAGCGCAGTTTGTGGAATGTGCTTCAACAAGCCCTGCTTGACTTCGGCGCTCCACATCACGCCCGAGGAAATGATGTTCAGCACACTGGAGAGATTCCAGCGGCCGGGATTTTCATCCAGCGCCTTCAGCATCGGCTTCGCGAAGGCATCACCGACGATAGCCATTGACGTGACGCCGTTCTCGGCAACGGTATCCCAGAGGTTCTCGGGACTGAACTTGCTCTTCTCCGAAAGGGTCACGACCGCACCGCCATTCAGCATGGCGCCCATCGCGGTGAACCAGCCGGTGCCATGCATCAGCGGACAGGCAGGCAGCTGCCGCGAGAAGCGGCCAACTGTCAGCGCGTTTTCGACATGCTCCGCCATGGTTTCCGGCACAGGTCCGCCGAGTTTGCGCACGCCCTCCATGCTGGCTTCGCGCCAGATATTGTGGGTCCACATCACGCCCTTCGGCATGCCGGTCGTGCCGCCGGTATAGAGCAGGAAAATGTCGTCGCCCGAGCGTTTGCCCTGGATCGGGGAAGGGTCGCCTTCGGTCGCGAGTTTCTCGTAGTTCGTGGCGAACGGCGCGGTTTCGCCGGCGCCGATCTGCACCCAGGCGATGACACGCGGCAGGCGCTGGCGAACACGCTCCACCTCCGCCATGAATTCGGAATCGAAGAAGACAATGGTCGAGTCCGAGTTGTCGATGATGTAGACGAGTTCGTCGTCCAGGTAGCGGTAGTTGACGTTGACCGGCGACAGCCCGGCTTTGAAGCAGGCCGCCATCGCTTCCATGTATTCGGGTTGGTTGCGCATGTAGAAACCGGCCTTGTCGCCGGGCGCCGCGCCGAGTGTGCGGAAGGCCCGGGCGAGGCGGTTCGTGCGCGCTGAGAATTCCGGCCAGTAAGTCTTGCGGTCGCCGTGCGCCAGGGCGAGGTCTTCCGGTCCGAGCGCGGCGCCGACAGCGTCCAGCATATCGCCAAAGTTCCAGT
Protein-coding sequences here:
- a CDS encoding DUF192 domain-containing protein, translating into MIRFVTSLVAALAFLGQLAFAQLAVTPLTIKSDDASHVFQVEIADTPDSIRQGMMFRETMGADTGMLFDFGEVRPASMWMKNTLVSLDMLFMDSNGKVIAIARNAVPGSLRSLGPGVPVRAVLEIPGGRAKELGIVPGDTVEHPIFGNARG
- a CDS encoding acyl-CoA synthetase gives rise to the protein MDWNFGDMLDAVGAALGPEDLALAHGDRKTYWPEFSARTNRLARAFRTLGAAPGDKAGFYMRNQPEYMEAMAACFKAGLSPVNVNYRYLDDELVYIIDNSDSTIVFFDSEFMAEVERVRQRLPRVIAWVQIGAGETAPFATNYEKLATEGDPSPIQGKRSGDDIFLLYTGGTTGMPKGVMWTHNIWREASMEGVRKLGGPVPETMAEHVENALTVGRFSRQLPACPLMHGTGWFTAMGAMLNGGAVVTLSEKSKFSPENLWDTVAENGVTSMAIVGDAFAKPMLKALDENPGRWNLSSVLNIISSGVMWSAEVKQGLLKHIPQTALTDSFGASEAVGFGSSITTAAGGTQTSKFEIGGSCKVFTEDDQEVVPGSGVAGFIARGGAVPLGYYKDPEKTAKTYKTIGGMRYAIPGDWCTVEADGTITLLGRGSNCINTAGEKVYPEEVEEALKAHAAVRDALVVGVPDEKWGQAVTAVVSLEQAVSEDELRAFVQGKLARYKSPKRILFKDDLGRASNGKADYKSIKTFALSELGLT
- a CDS encoding DUF2474 family protein; translation: MIEPVGPGDDDHQPLHQRLAWFFGIAFASMLAVAAVAYALRAVLFIK
- the cydB gene encoding cytochrome d ubiquinol oxidase subunit II; the encoded protein is MSLDLPLIWAFILAVGVMMYVLLDGFDLGVGMLTTRARSDEERNMMTATIEPVWDGNETWLIIGGGGLFAAFPTAYAVIMPAFYLPVLIMLAALIFRGVAFEFRHKAVRDLTKRFWNGAFAGGSFTAALAQGIMLGGMVQGIAVEDGAFAGGTWDWLTPFTLLTGVSVVAGYILLGACWLVLKTEGELFQRARRWGLGALAAVSLCFFAVSLATLAVDASIGDRWGFSMQHIDFATLLPLSPVPLAGMALCVWLARDLWMKPGPGGAPDWRPFLLAAGIFLTGYFGIGISLFPHIVPFEITIWDAAARDNALGFMLVGAGVMLPVILAYTIYVYRLFWGKVKPGDGYHHD
- a CDS encoding cytochrome ubiquinol oxidase subunit I; its protein translation is MELDALLLSRLQFAFVIAFHILFPAFTIGLAAFLAVCEGLWLRTKRDVFRRLYLHWIKIFALAFAMGVVSGVVMSYQFGTNWSVFSEITGSVMGPLLGYEVLTAFFLEATFLGVMLFGWNKVGRKLHFVATCAVAVGTTISAFWILSANSWMQTPTGFTVDPLTGNFYAVDWMKVIFNPSFPSRLLHMLLAAYTTTAAVIMAAGAWQVIKGRITEPTRWQMRMAAGTLALVMPVQIFAGHWSGEVAHAHQPAKIAAIEGWCTSAPVQGTVLVAWPDESECGHAGITVPGTSPFLFPNLEEGEILHGIDAFSPEDSPPMWPVFWSFRIMVGCGLGMLAIGLWGCFLWWRGQLDQRGLFHLAAVPAGTFGFLAVITGWIVAEVGRQPYTVYGHLRTADSLSPVSAGQVATSLLVFMVVYAIIFTAGVVYMARIATRGFDDAPPGTPGEPRRAPGSPLAAVDEPAEAPDDIVATE
- a CDS encoding PaaI family thioesterase, whose protein sequence is MRVADAGASAREPRPGFATTPSRGKFTIHNGPSYRATAEGDIRTGLWVLDRHCNGMGFLHGGMVSAFADSALAWAVWSATNKMSVTIKLTIEFMEIAREGEWIEAHPVVTAIEGDFVHVTARIVKEDGGLAARADAVFRTVRRKAA
- a CDS encoding dipeptidase; translated protein: MKRLLLALPALMLAGCAPETPTTGGEPAAQAPVQTPAEEMHQRFMVLDTHLDTPAYFHSPEYTFGNRGDVDADGTQVDLPRMNEGGLDGGFWVIFTPQGPLDDASYKAARTAAFLRQVSIREVAAKYAGDVELAFTADDADRINAAGKKIMFQSMENAYPLGTDISLLDAFYAGGLRMISPVHFRNNQFADSATDVAQVFDGLSPLGEQLVREANSLGLILDGSHASDATVRDMLALSTTPLILSHSGPKGVYDHPRNLPDDLLKAIADGGGVIQVNAYGAYLESLPASEERLAALAALDAEYGTDIAALSPERVAAYRDARKELDKTYPAPRSTFDKFMEHLLYTLELVGPDHVGMGADWDGGGGVDGMKDITALPKVTAALLEAGYSEEDLAKIWGGNVLRLMREVEAAKTAAITSPATPN
- a CDS encoding adenylosuccinate lyase encodes the protein MIPRYTRPEMAAIWTPESRFGIWLEIETLAAEAMESMGTVPAGVTAAVRERANFEVDRIDEIEREVKHDVIAFLTNVAEHVGDEARFLHLGMTSSDVLDTCLNVQLVRAADLMLGGIDRVLAALKKRAYEFKHTPTIGRSHGIHAEPTTFGVKLAGFHAEFQRARARLLVARDEVATCAISGAVGTFANIDPRVEAHVAAKLGLRIEPVSTQVIPRDRHAMYFAVLGVIASSVERLATEIRHLQRTEVLEAEEYFSAGQKGSSAMPHKRNPVLTENLTGLARLVRSAVTPALENVALWHERDISHSSVERGIGPDATIHLDFALHRLGGVIENLVVYPENMLRTINSMGGLHNSQRILLALVESGASREDAYRLVQRNAMRTWKKEGDLDVLLKADPDVTARLKPSEIDALFDLEYHFKHADTIFERVFGKG
- the recJ gene encoding single-stranded-DNA-specific exonuclease RecJ is translated as MSQPARKPTLNAPAAALSAGGRRWKLLDADPKHVQSLLPAVGGSDLLARLLAVRGVQAADAPGYLASTLRAFFPDPSSFADMDRAAGIILDAIQDGRKVVVFADYDVDGGTSSAILARYFRAWGRDLGLYVPDRLEEGYGPSPEAFRLLKSQGAELVITVDCGAAAVRALDEAAAIDLPIVVIDHHLMSGAVPQTAALVNPNRPDCNSGQGHLAAAGVVYVFVAALNRLARERGIAPPGGLPDILPLLDLCALGTLCDMAPLTGVNRAFVRQGLAMMARDQNPGLRALADVSGIGQIETVYHATFLLGPRLNAGGRVGDPWLAAKLLATDDRAEAIELAERLHGLNDERKALETAILDAATAQAERALAAQPERGVLIAAGEGWHPGVIGIVAGRLKDRFHLPSIVIGWGEGLGPVAKGSGRSVRGVNLGAAIAEAARQGVILSGGGHAMAGGLSLEPDQLPAFDAWMLDHMSAFAAERDAALDMDVDAVLAPGAATPQLIREIASIGPFGVGSPEPVFMLRDVSVTGVRRVGTQHLKFTAEDASGRLESIAWRAEGTPIGDALRRGGRVDLAGRLKADTWNGRERVQLETLDVRPV
- a CDS encoding cold shock domain-containing protein, with translation MTNSVARSESEPPAAEPVVRVIGHVKWFDSAKGYGFIVAESTSDAALTGDVMLHISCLRDYGETVADEGAKIVCDAVKRPRGWQTAHIIEMERPRAAVAKERGEHPDFEPVTLKWFNRARGYGFVRRANEEVDIFVHAVALRRAGYDDIEPGTPIEVVIETGAKGDHVLTVRPKR